The following is a genomic window from Thermoplasmata archaeon.
GGGTCACGGGCGCGGCCATCTGGACCGGGGTGAACGTCAGGCCCGGGGCGGTGAAGCCGGGGACCGCATGGACCGAGTTCGCGACGCCGAGCCCGGACAGGAGGGCGCCGAGCTCCGGGGCCAGCGCGGTCCACGAGTACACGTCCACGGACGCGTCCGCGTTGTGCGTCACGAGGCGCGCGGCGAGCAGGGGCGCGACGAGGAGCAGATCGAGGAAGAGGAAGAACAGGAGGACGAAATCCCGCTCCCGCCCGTACCGCGAGGGGACGAGGCCGTAGCCGAGGAGCGCCGCCGCAGACAGCAGGACGAGGATGTCCTCGGTCAGGAGGTCCGGGGACGCGGAGAGCAGGAAGTTGTACCCGAGGTCCGCGACGACCAGGGCGACCCCGAACGCGGGGAAGAGCCGCACGAGGCGGCCGTCCCACGTCAGGACTCGGATCAGGCGGGCACCCAGGCTGGCCTGCGGGACGACCGCGGGTTCCGCGGCCGCGGGCCACAGCAGGAGGGCGAAGAGGGCCGCCCCCGCGACGAGGACGACGACGCCCACGCCGATCAGGTCCGTCGCGTGGGTCGGGTTCAGGACCATGCTGACGCCCGTGAAGGCGACGAGCAGGGCGACGAGGCCCAAGGCTCGGCGGTGACGTGCCATCGTCGCGGCCCACGCCTCGAGGCCCATGGCCCTCTCCCTCGCCGACCCGCCTCGAGCGTATAAGAACACTCGGAGGCCATTATCGGTCGCGTCACGCGTCCGACACTTCAAATACGCCGCAGCGAATCCGTCGCGCGGTGCCCGCGTGAAGGTCGTCGGCGGCTCGGCCTCCCTGCCCCTCGCCCGCGCCTTGGCGCGCGAGCTCGCGGTGCCCTTCGTGGACGCGAGCTTCGAGAAGCATCCCGGCGGTTTCCCGGACGCGGAGCGGTACGTGCGCCTGCTCGCCTCCGTGGCAGGCGAGCACGTCGTCCTGGTCCAGACGACCCATCCCGACCCCATGGTCGTGGAGTACTTCCTCCTCGCGGACGCGATCCGCGACGCGGGGGCGAGCCGCCTGACCGCGGTCATCCCCTACTTCGGGTACGGGCGGCAGGACAAGCGCTTCGCCGAGGGCGAGGCGGTGAGCGCGAAGACCATGGCGAAGCACATCGCCCTCGACGCGGACGAGATGCTCACGATGACGATCCACAACCCGGACATCCTGTCCCTGTTCCCGATCCGCGCGCGCGAGGTCAGCGGCGTCCCCGCGTTGGGGCGCTACCTCAAGTCCGTAGGCGTGGACCTGCTCCTGGCCCCGGACGACGGCGCGGTGCGGCTGGCCAAGGAGGCCGCGGCGATCGCCGGGACGCCGTACGACCACCTGGACAAGGAGCGCCTGGACTCCTACACGGTCCGGGTGACGCCCAAGGAGCTCAAGGTGAAGGGCAAGTCCGTGGCCATCGTGGACGACGTGATCTCCACGGGCGGGACCATCGCGACCGCGACCCGGGAGCTCAAGGCCCAGGGCGCGGCCCGTGTCCTCGCCACCTGCGTCCACGGCCTGTTCGTCGGCCGGGCGGAGGAGAACCTCAAGGTGTGCGACGAAATCGTGGCCACGGACACGATCGTCTCGCCCCACACGAAGGTGAGCGTCGCCCCCGAGTTCGCTCGGGCGCTCCGCGAGCTCACGGGATGAACAGGCTTGGGGGTCCCGGAAAGGGGGACGGGCGGTCTCAGAAGAAGGCGACGACCGCCGCGGCGAACGCGATCAGGAACCCGGACCAGATGAACAGGCCGACGTTCTGCATGTCCGTGGTCTTCTTGGAGCCCAGGGCGGCCGCGGTGTTCGCGAGGGCCGCGAGCACGGCGCCCGTGATCACGAGGAAGATGTCGAACTTGAGCAGGTTCGGGTC
Proteins encoded in this region:
- the prs gene encoding ribose-phosphate diphosphokinase; translated protein: MKVVGGSASLPLARALARELAVPFVDASFEKHPGGFPDAERYVRLLASVAGEHVVLVQTTHPDPMVVEYFLLADAIRDAGASRLTAVIPYFGYGRQDKRFAEGEAVSAKTMAKHIALDADEMLTMTIHNPDILSLFPIRAREVSGVPALGRYLKSVGVDLLLAPDDGAVRLAKEAAAIAGTPYDHLDKERLDSYTVRVTPKELKVKGKSVAIVDDVISTGGTIATATRELKAQGAARVLATCVHGLFVGRAEENLKVCDEIVATDTIVSPHTKVSVAPEFARALRELTG
- a CDS encoding archaeosortase/exosortase family protein — translated: MGLEAWAATMARHRRALGLVALLVAFTGVSMVLNPTHATDLIGVGVVVLVAGAALFALLLWPAAAEPAVVPQASLGARLIRVLTWDGRLVRLFPAFGVALVVADLGYNFLLSASPDLLTEDILVLLSAAALLGYGLVPSRYGRERDFVLLFFLFLDLLLVAPLLAARLVTHNADASVDVYSWTALAPELGALLSGLGVANSVHAVPGFTAPGLTFTPVQMAAPVTLVISTACSGIYSFGIFAAAYVAFLTTEYAHPSRRLWLLLGLGFAASYVANLLRMLIIVLVGYYADTAQSDLQNLLLAHSYAGWILFLAWLALFWGLLFKFLPIETQETPVPSASPPPAPEPRKGGCAVCGEPLSPAIPAARCDCGAFYHRACLAAAGECPACHRKATVLRTGVADGN